A single window of Rhipicephalus microplus isolate Deutch F79 chromosome 5, USDA_Rmic, whole genome shotgun sequence DNA harbors:
- the LOC119174324 gene encoding sulfotransferase ssu-1, which translates to MGSKNRQPLYQDVNGIRLPHGFDPAKLLSCLEYKASAGDIFIDTFPKCGTNWTKRIVQLLVGENSSQESDYGLSTSFFEMVGRETIAALPEPRIITSHLAYELLPKHAQAKYIYVVRNPKDCCVSYFHHTKKTKVYNFEDGTFDEYLQLFINGATSFGDYFAHLVSWYPRVNEPNVLFLTYENMKKDPAAAVLKIAQFIDVKDPELLSVDSKKLQEVVKNSSVDCMKEYLNTNYKKALGDQDPENWTAKKDYPLSRPPPPPEVMVRKGIIGDWKNYFNKEQSQAIQNAFVQKCGHVVDHAKLWDPKDWMEGA; encoded by the coding sequence ATGGGAAGCAAGAACCGTCAGCCATTGTACCAAGATGTAAATGGCATCCGTCTTCCACACGGCTTCGACCCTGCCAAGCTGCTCTCCTGCTTGGAATACAAGGCTTCTGCTGGCGACATATTCATCGACACCTTCCCGAAATGTGGCACGAACTGGACAAAGCGTATCGTTCAACTTCTCGTTGGTGAGAACTCCAGTCAAGAGAGTGACTATGGCCTGTCCACCTCCTTCTTCGAGATGGTTGGCAGGGAGACCATAGCAGCTTTACCAGAGCCCAGGATAATCACTTCTCATCTTGCTTACGAGCTGCTCCCGAAGCACGCACAGGCGAAGTACATATATGTTGTGAGGAACCCCAAAGACTGTTGCGTTTCCTACTTCCACCACACGAAGAAGACAAAGGTTTATAACTTTGAGGATGGCACTTTTGACGAGTACTTGCAGCTCTTCATAAATGGAGCTACAAGTTTCGGGGACTACTTTGCTCACCTTGTCTCTTGGTACCCACGTGTTAATGAACCAAATGTTCTTTTCTTAACCTATGAGAACATGAAGAAGGACCCCGCAGCTGCTGTACTCAAGATTGCCCAGTTTATTGATGTTAAAGATCCTGAGCTACTCTCTGTTGACTCCAAGAAATTGCAGGAAGTAGTCAAGAACAGCAGTGTTGATTGCATGAAGGAGTACTTAAACACGAACTACAAGAAGGCCCTTGGGGACCAGGATCCAGAAAATTGGACAGCTAAAAAGGACTATCCTTTGAGCAGGCCACCACCGCCTCCAGAAGTTATGGTACGTAAGGGCATCATTGGTGACTGGAAAAATTACTTTAATAAGGAGCAGTCGCAAGCCATTCAAAATGCTTTTGTACAGAAATGTGGTCACGTTGTGGATCATGCAAAACTCTGGGATCCAAAAGATTGGATGGAAGGAGCTTGA